A single uncultured Methanolobus sp. DNA region contains:
- a CDS encoding methanogenesis marker 3 protein, producing the protein MKLSESSTLEDAIKVSNAPYKKGTAIGILIEKEDMRSQASKEFLVKTSKGEFKIELLDESSPSSKRWISIFKSLTELPVRWTNKDVLAFGPFSTDMEPSREKSDMERFTMLFGAGGGDAANTHIIVSKTRHSAEYGAPEEGVFARLISGKHVISDLDRGDRILSVEPVVEWEKVGEHISTTDLSTKLENSYRIFTYIKIEIDPLAPEGAEFFFAVTKDDTFHIDYLSTSFISDHRFQGELVTYENFEARSTGSVFVRTVGYGAGKLFISTDARTSSIMHSVIGHVVQGIELARMAEKGQKVMVESVPDRIMLLGMTNAEAEAEMAEQDIEITREGYTGDDGFIVKQSPPTTIEILHEKKVTVQGVDPEMLVEIELYDDLAPKTLDFFRHAVGLQYDPVGLLPVMMTYENTYIFKAEKPAESYKEIFPENTPKKAIAGEIGVTNQAAKRAGMIGVKLADDDLFGPTGERFGNTNIIGKILNPEKLRHFKDGDLMYVLEGSKEE; encoded by the coding sequence CTGAAATTATCCGAAAGTTCAACCCTTGAGGACGCCATCAAGGTGTCAAACGCCCCTTACAAAAAGGGTACAGCGATTGGTATTCTTATAGAGAAGGAAGATATGAGGTCACAGGCTTCAAAGGAATTCCTTGTGAAGACATCTAAAGGTGAGTTTAAAATAGAACTCCTTGACGAATCTTCTCCTTCTTCCAAACGCTGGATCTCAATTTTTAAAAGTCTTACAGAACTTCCTGTGCGATGGACAAACAAGGATGTACTTGCCTTCGGTCCTTTCAGCACTGATATGGAGCCTTCACGTGAAAAATCCGATATGGAAAGGTTCACAATGCTTTTTGGTGCAGGTGGTGGCGATGCTGCGAACACTCACATTATCGTGAGCAAAACCCGTCACTCCGCAGAATATGGCGCACCTGAGGAAGGTGTGTTTGCAAGGCTTATAAGCGGAAAACATGTGATCTCCGATCTTGACAGGGGTGACAGGATATTATCTGTTGAACCGGTTGTCGAATGGGAAAAAGTAGGAGAACACATTTCCACTACCGACCTCTCAACAAAACTTGAGAACAGTTACCGTATTTTCACTTACATCAAGATCGAGATCGACCCTCTGGCACCGGAAGGTGCAGAGTTCTTCTTTGCCGTAACAAAGGATGACACGTTCCACATCGATTATCTTTCTACTTCTTTTATATCCGATCACAGGTTCCAGGGTGAACTGGTGACATACGAGAATTTTGAGGCACGTTCCACAGGTTCTGTATTCGTGAGAACCGTAGGATACGGTGCCGGAAAACTTTTCATTTCAACTGATGCCCGCACCTCATCTATCATGCATTCTGTAATAGGTCATGTTGTGCAGGGAATTGAACTTGCAAGGATGGCAGAAAAAGGCCAGAAAGTCATGGTTGAGTCTGTTCCGGACAGGATCATGCTTCTTGGAATGACCAATGCAGAGGCAGAAGCGGAAATGGCAGAGCAGGATATTGAAATCACAAGGGAAGGCTATACCGGTGATGATGGTTTTATTGTAAAGCAGTCTCCTCCAACTACAATTGAGATCCTGCATGAAAAGAAAGTAACAGTGCAGGGCGTTGACCCTGAGATGCTAGTAGAGATAGAACTTTATGATGATCTGGCTCCAAAGACCCTTGATTTCTTCAGACATGCGGTGGGTCTTCAGTATGACCCGGTAGGTCTGCTTCCAGTGATGATGACCTACGAGAACACCTATATCTTCAAGGCAGAAAAGCCTGCGGAATCCTATAAGGAGATCTTCCCGGAGAACACTCCGAAAAAAGCAATTGCAGGTGAGATAGGTGTTACTAATCAGGCTGCAAAGAGAGCCGGAATGATAGGTGTCAAATTGGCTGATGATGACCTGTTCGGTCCGACAGGTGAGAGATTTGGAAACACCAATATTATCGGTAAGATACTGAACCCTGAGAAACTCAGACATTTCAAGGATGGAGACCTGATGTATGTCTTAGAGGGCAGCAAGGAGGAATGA
- a CDS encoding methanogenesis marker 6 protein: MVEENADVITKLVVTSSDSVLPIDAAMKIYESSIDIVIKETCFGTMVTGPRDAVNKVVKEIVDLDKNHIFVKERGFPPGDDRRCRASRGGGSRPGFYFLKEEAMMLPMIGKALDKYDAHVPLKEKEHKNKFGVKDLQDIVESSL, from the coding sequence ATGGTAGAAGAGAATGCTGATGTCATAACAAAGCTTGTTGTCACAAGTTCTGATAGTGTGCTGCCAATCGATGCTGCCATGAAGATCTACGAATCCAGCATAGATATCGTGATCAAGGAAACCTGCTTTGGAACAATGGTCACAGGTCCGAGAGATGCTGTAAACAAAGTAGTAAAAGAGATAGTGGATCTTGATAAGAATCATATTTTCGTAAAGGAAAGAGGTTTCCCTCCCGGAGATGACAGGCGTTGCCGTGCTTCACGCGGAGGCGGTTCAAGACCTGGTTTCTATTTCCTCAAGGAAGAAGCAATGATGCTTCCGATGATAGGTAAGGCGCTTGACAAATACGATGCGCATGTTCCGCTTAAAGAGAAAGAACACAAGAATAAATTTGGAGTAAAAGACCTCCAGGACATAGTTGAATCCAGCTTATGA
- a CDS encoding methanogenesis marker 5 protein, whose translation MAKVIIYPTNSLILSDLVQRFGHTPLAMMEKIKEKVTTVGVDSPPMNITAEEPKHGLKYAAVEVPAGVRGRMAIVGPMIDEAEAGIIVGESPMAFGCMGCARTNELTKYLIRSREMPLLELEFPKDDDEGQEFVYTIAEFLKSLDEVKGESEEATE comes from the coding sequence ATGGCTAAAGTTATCATATACCCTACAAACAGTCTGATCCTTTCTGACCTGGTGCAAAGGTTCGGTCACACACCACTGGCAATGATGGAAAAGATAAAGGAAAAGGTCACGACCGTTGGTGTTGATTCACCACCCATGAATATTACAGCAGAGGAACCAAAGCATGGTCTGAAATATGCGGCTGTCGAGGTTCCGGCAGGTGTCAGAGGCAGGATGGCTATCGTGGGCCCGATGATCGATGAGGCAGAGGCAGGCATCATTGTAGGTGAGTCTCCAATGGCTTTTGGTTGCATGGGGTGTGCCCGTACCAACGAACTTACCAAGTATCTTATCAGAAGCCGCGAAATGCCGCTTCTGGAACTGGAATTCCCTAAAGATGATGATGAAGGACAGGAATTCGTTTACACTATTGCAGAGTTCCTGAAATCACTTGATGAAGTCAAAGGAGAATCAGAGGAGGCAACAGAATGA
- a CDS encoding methanogenesis marker 15 protein, translated as MNDEAVVKVALVSCGSEYAGVHGELTSVAESVNAKLVFPEIEINILDDIGKDFGIEAASPDLRLMMARAKAVVEGISDVDGVFITSCFRCAEAAIVRNEIRRYINKHSDLPVISYSFTERTTAATLLTRMEALTTIARRRHLLAREKQSGLTAGIDSGSTTTKAVVMRDNEIIGSGWVPTIKVIDSATEAFNQALEEAGVKQEDIQAIGTTGYGRFLIGEHFGAKLVQEEITVNSKGAVYLADSQKGHATVIDIGGMDNKAISVDDGIPGMFTMGGICAGASGRFLDMTAKRLGVDITELGALAVKGMEQNVDMNSYCIVFGIQSLVNSLAKGSTPEDVAAAACHSVVEQIFEQQLQEVDVKEPLILVGGSSLIEGVPKALGELLKINVLVPPNSHLIGAVGSALLASGYVEE; from the coding sequence ATGAATGATGAGGCTGTTGTAAAAGTGGCACTAGTGTCATGTGGTTCCGAATATGCAGGTGTTCACGGGGAACTAACTTCAGTGGCAGAAAGTGTCAATGCTAAACTTGTTTTTCCAGAAATTGAGATCAATATCCTTGATGATATCGGCAAGGATTTTGGTATTGAGGCAGCAAGTCCTGATCTTCGCCTGATGATGGCAAGGGCAAAGGCTGTTGTTGAAGGAATATCTGATGTTGATGGTGTTTTTATCACATCATGTTTCAGATGCGCAGAAGCAGCGATCGTCAGAAATGAGATTCGCCGTTACATCAACAAACATTCAGATCTTCCGGTTATCAGTTATTCATTTACAGAGCGCACAACTGCGGCAACACTGCTGACACGTATGGAAGCTCTCACAACTATCGCAAGGCGCAGACACCTGCTTGCAAGGGAAAAGCAGAGTGGACTTACTGCAGGTATTGACTCCGGTTCCACAACCACCAAGGCTGTTGTCATGAGAGACAATGAGATAATTGGTTCAGGCTGGGTGCCTACTATCAAAGTTATCGACAGCGCTACAGAGGCTTTCAATCAGGCCCTTGAAGAGGCTGGTGTCAAGCAGGAGGATATTCAGGCAATTGGTACTACCGGATACGGACGTTTCCTTATCGGTGAGCACTTTGGTGCCAAGCTGGTACAGGAAGAGATCACTGTTAACTCAAAAGGTGCTGTCTATCTTGCAGATTCCCAGAAAGGTCATGCAACTGTAATTGATATCGGTGGAATGGACAACAAAGCCATATCAGTTGATGATGGAATTCCTGGAATGTTTACCATGGGAGGCATCTGTGCAGGTGCTTCCGGTCGTTTCCTTGATATGACCGCAAAGAGGCTCGGTGTCGATATTACAGAACTTGGTGCTCTTGCAGTAAAAGGCATGGAACAGAATGTCGATATGAACAGTTATTGTATCGTTTTCGGTATCCAGTCACTTGTCAACTCACTTGCGAAAGGTTCAACTCCTGAGGATGTTGCAGCAGCAGCATGTCACAGTGTTGTTGAGCAGATATTTGAACAGCAGCTTCAGGAAGTCGATGTAAAGGAACCGCTTATCCTTGTAGGAGGTTCATCCCTTATCGAAGGAGTTCCAAAGGCGCTTGGTGAGCTGCTTAAGATCAATGTTCTCGTTCCACCGAACTCTCACCTTATCGGTGCAGTAGGAAGTGCTTTACTGGCCTCAGGATACGTGGAGGAGTAA
- a CDS encoding methanogenesis marker 17 protein, whose protein sequence is MEPLETFIVESTVPEEGDAYKSIVSDIISELVLGGAIGRIKARVRPEDSLFMMAIILRGTQPKVKVSDMGSVDVTNHLTKQVTISIEQEKYLPQLLEQLWAKYGRAGIRQPERKTLILTAENLDEEVEFLKNIVVADPQKTLQSRLVEMAIRATPEGFRVRYHSMDKHVFVFAATEDILKKEWIQEALDIAKELQEDE, encoded by the coding sequence ATGGAACCTCTTGAGACTTTCATTGTAGAGTCCACGGTACCGGAAGAGGGTGATGCCTACAAGAGCATAGTTTCGGACATAATTTCCGAACTGGTACTTGGCGGTGCTATCGGAAGAATAAAGGCCAGAGTAAGACCTGAGGATTCCCTATTCATGATGGCTATAATCCTTAGAGGCACTCAGCCAAAAGTCAAAGTATCTGATATGGGCAGCGTGGATGTTACTAATCATCTTACTAAACAAGTCACAATTTCAATTGAACAGGAAAAATATCTTCCACAATTACTTGAACAGCTCTGGGCAAAATATGGACGTGCAGGTATACGCCAACCGGAAAGGAAGACTCTTATCCTGACAGCAGAGAATCTTGATGAAGAGGTAGAATTCCTTAAGAATATTGTTGTTGCCGACCCACAGAAGACTCTCCAGTCAAGGCTTGTTGAAATGGCTATCCGTGCAACACCGGAAGGATTCAGGGTGCGCTATCATTCAATGGATAAGCATGTCTTTGTTTTTGCGGCCACTGAGGATATTCTTAAGAAAGAGTGGATACAGGAAGCTCTGGACATTGCAAAGGAACTTCAGGAGGATGAATAA
- a CDS encoding methanogenesis marker 7 protein, with translation MAAVLEPYIYEGGIHQHTLITELLEDLGGYLIQKVPAATEVTLVMLIPRDDVHLIEALGKKLLGKLERAPLTGTEIAVVSPTLASHHLPHSACDVAEFMRRGGGNTNMIGLARGMGRRVSLSDNFERKLINEHDLAVFSFGTFADCIKNKKPKLLEGVTVPKIVAGGPLTVKTEEVVGADLYVGGIGRVAHRLRKPGELSSLDNLLEKVVEVVEKMREDLAKDPLAVLPPRVMKEIHEQIPEIYDVFSPAPVTLQLDGLRVKLPYDEFHERVENLEFDEGVRLSDMATITRSRMKNYILVKIKRESEVGFTA, from the coding sequence ATGGCAGCAGTTCTTGAACCTTATATTTACGAGGGTGGAATTCACCAGCACACTCTCATCACTGAACTTCTGGAAGACCTTGGAGGATACCTTATCCAGAAAGTCCCGGCAGCCACTGAAGTTACTCTTGTGATGCTTATCCCAAGAGACGATGTTCATCTCATCGAGGCACTTGGAAAGAAACTTCTTGGCAAGCTGGAACGTGCACCTCTTACCGGAACTGAGATAGCTGTAGTTTCTCCTACTCTTGCTTCTCATCATCTTCCGCACTCTGCATGTGATGTTGCGGAATTTATGCGTAGAGGTGGCGGAAATACCAATATGATCGGTCTTGCAAGAGGCATGGGCAGAAGGGTATCGCTTTCTGATAATTTCGAAAGGAAACTCATTAATGAGCATGACCTTGCAGTTTTCTCATTCGGTACATTCGCAGATTGTATCAAGAATAAGAAACCAAAGCTTCTTGAAGGCGTGACCGTCCCGAAGATCGTTGCAGGAGGTCCACTTACCGTTAAGACGGAAGAAGTAGTTGGTGCTGATCTCTATGTTGGCGGTATCGGCAGAGTTGCCCATCGTCTGAGAAAACCCGGAGAGCTGAGTTCACTTGATAATTTGCTTGAAAAGGTCGTGGAAGTTGTGGAAAAGATGCGTGAGGACCTTGCAAAGGATCCGCTTGCAGTACTTCCACCAAGGGTGATGAAAGAGATACATGAACAGATACCTGAGATTTATGATGTGTTCTCTCCTGCACCAGTGACCCTTCAACTTGATGGTCTGCGTGTGAAACTTCCATATGATGAGTTCCATGAAAGAGTGGAGAACCTGGAATTTGATGAAGGTGTCAGACTTTCTGATATGGCAACCATCACAAGATCCCGGATGAAAAATTATATATTGGTCAAGATCAAACGAGAATCTGAGGTAGGATTTACGGCATAA
- a CDS encoding carboxymuconolactone decarboxylase family protein translates to MELEKIKKLLDKEPEEAVDEILADVEKRYGEIPYITNFMKDMPEIFISRMIYENSVMREFKRMDPKTVELISIAVASALRCEHCLKTHVRVAKRLGVSKEEIFDSVLIASSVSTAAVLAEGTRSVDNAFTEDEQGIVPRSSSNCSICNLNSELPEED, encoded by the coding sequence ATGGAACTTGAAAAAATCAAAAAGCTTCTTGACAAAGAGCCAGAGGAGGCTGTAGATGAAATTCTGGCAGATGTCGAGAAAAGATATGGAGAAATTCCCTATATTACTAATTTTATGAAGGATATGCCGGAGATTTTCATATCAAGAATGATCTACGAGAACAGTGTTATGCGTGAGTTCAAACGAATGGATCCTAAAACTGTGGAACTTATCAGCATTGCAGTGGCATCAGCACTTCGTTGTGAGCATTGCCTGAAAACCCATGTCAGGGTTGCAAAAAGACTCGGCGTGTCAAAAGAAGAGATCTTTGATTCCGTTCTTATAGCCAGCAGTGTCTCAACAGCAGCAGTTCTTGCAGAAGGAACTCGTTCTGTGGACAATGCTTTTACTGAGGATGAACAGGGCATTGTTCCCCGTTCCTCTTCTAATTGCTCCATATGTAATCTCAATTCAGAGCTTCCTGAGGAAGACTGA
- a CDS encoding presenilin family intramembrane aspartyl protease PSH — MSSEKTVIKDYVPMLVMVGIILIVQITALLLAAPMNANDMQAFEDPDSTSNAIYYIGIILVFTGFLLLAIKKNMEWIIQLTILLAVGATMYYVFYALLSLLDISIMTNNVVSGLVAAVLTVLLYKFPEWYVIDIVGLIIGAGASAIFGISLSILPVIVLLTLLAVYDAISVYKTKHMIDLAEGVMDLHLPILFVIPKHLRYSFIEDSLKKEEGKEKEAFFMGLGDAIMPTILVVSANVFLVEKALEQNITIASIGFISYPAIGAMIGTVIGFMALSILVMRGKPQAGLPFLNSGVILGFLAGVLLSGAPLY; from the coding sequence TTGAGTTCGGAAAAGACGGTAATCAAAGATTACGTTCCAATGCTTGTAATGGTAGGCATTATACTTATAGTACAGATCACGGCGTTGCTTCTTGCTGCGCCAATGAATGCAAATGACATGCAGGCCTTTGAAGACCCTGACTCTACTTCAAACGCAATCTACTACATCGGGATCATCCTTGTGTTCACCGGCTTTTTGCTGCTGGCTATTAAAAAGAACATGGAATGGATAATACAACTCACTATACTGCTTGCTGTGGGAGCCACCATGTACTATGTATTCTATGCACTGCTCTCACTTCTTGACATATCGATCATGACAAACAACGTAGTTTCAGGTCTTGTAGCCGCCGTCCTCACAGTACTGCTCTACAAGTTCCCGGAATGGTATGTCATCGACATAGTAGGACTTATCATCGGAGCTGGTGCCAGTGCAATATTTGGAATTTCACTTTCCATTCTGCCGGTCATTGTGCTCCTGACACTGCTTGCAGTCTATGACGCAATATCCGTTTACAAGACAAAACACATGATAGACCTCGCAGAAGGAGTAATGGACCTTCACCTTCCAATTCTCTTTGTGATCCCAAAACATCTGAGATACTCATTTATTGAAGACTCACTCAAAAAGGAAGAAGGCAAAGAAAAGGAAGCATTCTTCATGGGACTTGGAGATGCCATTATGCCAACGATCCTGGTAGTTTCAGCAAACGTGTTCCTTGTGGAGAAAGCTCTCGAACAGAACATTACAATTGCATCAATCGGATTCATATCCTACCCTGCCATCGGTGCAATGATAGGAACTGTTATCGGATTTATGGCTCTGAGCATACTGGTAATGAGAGGGAAACCACAGGCAGGCCTTCCATTCCTTAACAGTGGAGTTATTCTGGGATTCTTAGCAGGAGTACTGCTCAGCGGAGCACCGCTCTACTAG
- the fen gene encoding flap endonuclease-1, with protein MGVDIGELLKRSTIEVSDLSLNIVAIDAFNTLYQFLSIIRQRDGTPLKDSQGNVTSHLSGILYRMTNIVEAGVKPVFVFDGKPPEFKSSTIQKRTERREKAKANYELAKEEGLAEEAYKYAQASAKVDATIVEDSKKLLSAMGIPYVDAPSEGEAQAAYMVKKGDADRIASQDYDSLLFGSPKVVRNLTVSGKRKLPKKNIYVDVKPELIDLNENLNELGINHSQLIDIALCVGTDYNDGIEGVGPKTALKLVKEHGSIENILHEKGLEIENLEGIKEFFKSPPVTDDYSLKWKKPDSTAVISFLCAEHDFSEDRVTKALERLEASSGSGQSTLDKWF; from the coding sequence ATGGGTGTTGATATAGGGGAGCTCCTAAAAAGGAGCACGATCGAAGTATCTGACCTTTCTTTAAATATTGTGGCGATAGACGCCTTTAACACACTTTATCAATTCTTAAGCATCATCCGGCAGAGAGATGGTACTCCCCTGAAAGATTCTCAGGGTAATGTCACATCACACCTGTCCGGTATCCTTTACAGGATGACAAATATCGTTGAAGCCGGGGTGAAACCTGTTTTTGTCTTCGACGGAAAACCACCTGAGTTCAAGTCATCGACTATCCAGAAGCGAACCGAACGGCGCGAAAAAGCAAAAGCCAATTATGAGCTGGCTAAAGAAGAAGGACTCGCAGAAGAGGCATACAAATACGCTCAGGCATCTGCCAAAGTCGATGCGACAATTGTTGAGGACTCAAAAAAACTGCTGAGTGCCATGGGCATTCCTTATGTTGATGCTCCTTCAGAAGGCGAGGCACAGGCAGCCTATATGGTGAAAAAAGGAGATGCTGACAGGATAGCATCTCAGGATTATGATTCACTGCTTTTTGGTTCCCCAAAAGTTGTAAGGAACCTTACAGTTTCAGGTAAGAGAAAGCTACCAAAGAAGAATATCTATGTAGATGTCAAACCTGAACTCATTGACCTGAATGAAAACCTGAATGAGTTAGGAATCAACCATTCACAGCTTATCGACATTGCTCTCTGTGTAGGTACTGATTACAATGACGGTATTGAGGGCGTAGGTCCAAAGACCGCTCTTAAACTCGTAAAAGAACACGGCAGCATAGAGAACATTCTCCATGAAAAAGGTCTTGAAATCGAGAATCTGGAAGGAATAAAAGAGTTCTTCAAATCCCCGCCAGTGACTGATGATTATTCTCTCAAATGGAAAAAACCTGATTCAACAGCGGTAATATCTTTCCTCTGCGCAGAACATGATTTCTCAGAGGACAGGGTTACAAAGGCTCTGGAACGCCTCGAAGCTTCATCAGGAAGCGGCCAGAGTACCCTTGACAAATGGTTCTAG
- the gpmI gene encoding 2,3-bisphosphoglycerate-independent phosphoglycerate mutase, with protein MSYENGPLLLMILDGWGYTTEEKGNAVMAANTPVLDSLVKKYPSCLLQVSGEGVGLPEGQMGNSEVGHLNIGAGRIIYQDLTRINKDIKEGSFFKKEVLLEAMENVKKNNSSLHLMGLFSYGGVHSHMDHMRALVEMAKDEGVERVYIHTFLDGRDVPPQTALDDMKAHEEFCKSTGIAKTATVSGRYYAMDRDKRWDRIKLAYDALTLGEGILADDAVSAVSMAYKRGENDEFVKPTVVTDENGKPVATVKDGDSVIFFNFRPDRARQMTYAFVNDDFDGFERKVKPEVHYTCMAEYDENLDIPIAYPPETITNTLGEVLCKNNKKQLRIAETEKYAHVTFFFNGGVEKENEGEDRCLVSSPDVATYDLKPEMSAYEVTEQLVERIQSGKYDAIILNFANMDMVGHTGIVDAAIKAIEAVDGCVGKIIDAILEKGGAALITADHGNAEKMIDYQTGKPHTAHTSNPVKCVLVNGPVGAELHDGKLSDLAPTMLEIMKIEQPCEMTGVSLIAKDN; from the coding sequence ATGTCATACGAGAACGGACCACTTTTACTTATGATACTTGACGGCTGGGGTTACACCACCGAAGAAAAAGGAAATGCAGTAATGGCTGCAAACACCCCGGTACTTGATTCACTTGTAAAAAAGTATCCTTCATGCTTATTGCAGGTTTCAGGCGAAGGTGTAGGACTTCCTGAAGGACAGATGGGAAACTCAGAGGTCGGACACCTTAACATCGGTGCAGGAAGGATCATCTACCAGGACCTTACACGCATCAACAAAGACATAAAAGAAGGTTCTTTTTTCAAAAAAGAGGTCTTGCTTGAAGCCATGGAAAACGTGAAGAAGAACAACTCTTCACTGCACCTTATGGGACTTTTCTCATACGGAGGCGTTCACAGTCACATGGACCATATGAGAGCACTTGTGGAAATGGCAAAGGACGAAGGTGTTGAAAGAGTTTACATCCACACATTCCTTGACGGCAGGGATGTTCCACCGCAGACCGCACTTGATGACATGAAAGCTCACGAGGAATTCTGCAAGAGCACAGGTATTGCAAAGACTGCAACTGTAAGCGGCAGATATTATGCAATGGACCGTGACAAACGCTGGGATCGTATAAAACTGGCATATGATGCACTGACACTTGGTGAAGGCATCCTTGCAGATGACGCTGTTTCAGCCGTAAGCATGGCTTACAAAAGGGGCGAAAATGACGAATTTGTAAAGCCTACTGTTGTTACCGATGAAAATGGTAAACCTGTTGCAACCGTGAAAGATGGAGACTCAGTTATCTTTTTCAATTTCCGTCCTGACAGGGCAAGACAGATGACCTATGCTTTTGTGAACGATGATTTTGACGGTTTTGAGAGAAAAGTAAAGCCAGAAGTTCACTACACCTGCATGGCTGAATATGATGAAAATCTGGATATTCCAATTGCATACCCGCCAGAGACTATCACCAATACTCTGGGAGAAGTCCTGTGCAAGAATAACAAAAAGCAGCTCCGTATAGCTGAAACTGAAAAGTATGCTCATGTGACGTTCTTCTTCAATGGCGGTGTGGAAAAGGAGAATGAAGGTGAGGACAGATGCCTTGTATCTTCACCGGATGTTGCAACATATGATCTCAAACCTGAGATGAGTGCATATGAAGTTACAGAGCAGCTTGTGGAAAGGATACAGTCCGGCAAGTATGATGCAATCATTCTAAATTTCGCCAACATGGATATGGTAGGCCACACAGGAATTGTGGACGCAGCCATCAAAGCAATTGAGGCTGTAGATGGATGCGTTGGAAAGATCATCGATGCGATCCTTGAAAAAGGTGGAGCCGCACTCATTACAGCAGACCACGGAAATGCTGAAAAAATGATAGATTACCAAACCGGCAAGCCACATACCGCTCACACATCAAATCCTGTTAAGTGTGTTCTTGTAAATGGCCCTGTGGGAGCAGAATTGCATGACGGTAAGCTCTCAGACCTTGCACCAACCATGCTTGAGATAATGAAAATAGAACAGCCTTGTGAGATGACAGGAGTTTCACTGATTGCAAAAGACAATTGA
- a CDS encoding MATE family efflux transporter produces MHERSKLLADENIGKLLFKLSAPATVGMLVQALYNIVDTVFVGQALGENSVQGIAGISIAFPIMMVIMAISLAIGIGGASMISRSLGEGNQERAENVMGNVLSLVLIMSAVIVAAGSIYLTPLLKLFGATDTILPYATEYMTVILHGSVFFMFALAMNNVVRSEGNARVAMYTMLISALVNVILDPLFIFKSGYIEFNFLADNLGIVIQPLYLHGFGLGVKGAAIATILAQATGALFLIWYFASGNSSLRFRLKNLKPRFDIAYESISIGMGPLARNASSSLVVIVLNNILLIYGGGDVAIAIFGVVNRLFMFTFMPMYGIVQGLQPIVGFNYGARNFSRVMESVKLSMIVTTTMAIAGFIVLLAFPGQLFGIFTSDEQLISAGASATRIMILALPLVGFQVVGASLYQAIGKALPSFILAMSRQLLFLIPLVIILPHFFNLTGVWLAFPLSDSLSFMLTFVMVLREFKILTRLDSKS; encoded by the coding sequence TTGCACGAAAGAAGTAAACTCTTAGCTGACGAGAACATAGGCAAGCTCCTTTTCAAATTGTCCGCCCCTGCCACAGTGGGAATGCTGGTACAGGCTCTGTACAACATTGTGGACACGGTTTTTGTAGGTCAGGCTCTCGGTGAGAACAGCGTTCAGGGTATTGCCGGAATTTCCATAGCTTTCCCGATAATGATGGTCATCATGGCAATTTCACTTGCCATTGGCATCGGCGGGGCTTCCATGATATCACGCAGCCTTGGTGAAGGCAATCAGGAAAGAGCAGAGAATGTTATGGGTAACGTACTGTCACTTGTTCTGATAATGAGTGCAGTCATCGTCGCTGCAGGAAGCATTTACCTGACGCCGCTTCTGAAACTGTTCGGGGCTACTGATACAATCCTACCCTACGCCACCGAATATATGACCGTGATACTGCACGGATCAGTGTTCTTTATGTTTGCTCTTGCTATGAACAATGTCGTGCGTTCGGAAGGAAATGCCAGGGTTGCAATGTATACAATGCTAATCTCAGCCCTTGTGAATGTAATCCTTGACCCTTTGTTCATTTTCAAATCCGGCTACATTGAATTCAATTTCCTTGCCGACAACCTGGGAATAGTAATCCAGCCACTGTATCTGCATGGTTTCGGACTCGGTGTAAAAGGTGCAGCCATTGCAACAATCCTTGCACAGGCAACGGGAGCTTTATTCCTTATATGGTATTTCGCTTCGGGAAACTCCAGTCTTCGCTTCCGTTTGAAAAATCTAAAACCAAGATTTGATATCGCCTATGAGAGTATTTCCATCGGAATGGGACCACTTGCAAGAAACGCATCCAGCAGTCTTGTAGTAATCGTGCTCAACAATATACTGCTCATATACGGTGGAGGAGACGTTGCTATTGCAATTTTCGGTGTTGTTAACCGCCTTTTCATGTTCACGTTCATGCCGATGTACGGCATCGTTCAGGGACTGCAACCCATCGTTGGTTTCAATTATGGTGCCAGGAACTTTTCCAGGGTAATGGAATCGGTCAAACTTTCCATGATTGTCACAACTACAATGGCTATTGCTGGGTTTATAGTACTTCTTGCATTCCCGGGTCAGCTTTTTGGAATATTCACATCTGACGAGCAACTGATATCTGCCGGCGCATCTGCCACAAGAATAATGATACTGGCACTTCCGCTTGTGGGATTTCAGGTCGTTGGAGCTTCACTTTACCAGGCCATTGGCAAAGCCTTACCATCCTTCATACTTGCCATGAGCCGACAACTGTTGTTCCTGATACCACTTGTGATAATCCTCCCGCATTTCTTCAATCTTACAGGTGTATGGCTGGCATTTCCACTGTCAGACAGCCTTTCGTTCATGCTCACTTTTGTCATGGTACTGAGGGAATTCAAGATACTTACACGGCTTGATAGTAAGTCCTGA